Proteins encoded within one genomic window of Chroicocephalus ridibundus chromosome 7, bChrRid1.1, whole genome shotgun sequence:
- the MDH1B gene encoding putative malate dehydrogenase 1B isoform X2 has translation MAKLVVAGKANCPYYAKAELLADYLQANLPDFRVHKITQHPDKWEQWLHDICETNGWEHRQSPIIWRELLDRGGKGLLLGGVNDFLEYAQHYYGITSMMLSEEMLDIAEENLQAYIEIEKEEEEIKSLIKPLQIWITSASAPICYQLIPLLANGEVFGMTTDISIHLLDSDQFKEVLCGIVMEAEDMAFPLLHSISAHTEIDEAFIQADIIIVLDDVLLNCEVQSVGNYIREVSDVCQVYAPLIEKNAKSEVRVISSGKTFVNLKAMMIMTYGPSIKTENVIAIATSWESAAKATLARKLNTNAAGVKDVIVWGNITGCNYIDLSHAKLYGYNCAIWGPANFPRPVLNMIYDSEWIHSEFLSAQNSLNSRVSHCVGMLPAHAVATVLRYWYHGSPPGEIVSVGVFTEGQFCVPDGIVFSMPVRFQNGNWKVITELEISETTQEALGRLAHELIQEKLIALREIKEMHPYGADEITSKNYLREEVETLPTGSS, from the exons ATGGCCAAGCTGGTGGTGGCGG GTAAGGCGAACTGCCCTTACTATGCCAAAGCTGAACTGCTGGCTGACTACCTCCAGGCTAACTTGCCAGACTTCAGGGTTCACAAGATCACTCAGCATCCTGACAAATGGGAG CAGTGGCTTCATGACATTTGTGAAACAAATGGATGGGAACACAGACAATCTCCTATAATTTGGAGAGAACTTTTGGACCGTGGAGGGAAGGGCCTGCTTCTGGGAGGAGTTAATGATTTCCTGGAATATGCTCAG CACTATTACGGCATCACCTCAATGATGTTGAGTGAGGAAATGTTAGACATTGCTGAGGAAAACCTGCAGGCATATATTGAAattgaaaaagaggaggaagagattaaAAGTCTTATCAAGCCTTTGCAGATCTGGATCACCAG TGCATCAGCTCCAATCTGTTATCAGCTGATCCCTCTGTTGGCAAATGGAGAAGTGTTTGGGATGACCACAGATATAAGTATCCATTTGCTTGACTCTGACCAGTTTAAGGAAGTTCTTTGTGGTATTGTAATGGAAGCTGAAGACATGGCATTCCCACTCCTCCACAGTATTTCAGCGCACACTGAAATAGATGAGGCTTTTATTCAAGCTGATATTATCATTGTTCTTGATGATGTCCTCTTAAACTGTGAAGTCCAGTCCGTTGGGAACTACATCAGAGAAGTGAGTGACGTTTGTCAAGTGTACGCTCCCCTGATTGAGAAGAATGCCAAGAGTGAGGTCAGAGTAATTTCATCAGGAAAAACCTTCGTAAACCTTAAGGCGATGATGATTATGACATATGGCCCATCCATTAAGACTGAAAATGTCATTGCCATTGCGACATCCTGGGAAAGCGCAGCTAAAGCCACACTGGCCAGGAAGCTGAATACGAATGCAGCAG GAGTTAAAGATGTGATTGTTTGGGGCAATATTACTGGCTGTAACTACATTGATTTGTCACATGCAAAACTTTATGGGTATAACTGTGCTATTTGGGGCCCAGCTAATTTTCCACGTCCTGTGTTGAATATGATTTATGATAG tGAATGGATACATTCAGAATTTCTATCTGCACAGAATTCACTGAATTCCCGGGTCAGTCATTGTGTAGGAATGTTACCTGCTCATGCAGTAGCCACTGTACTGAGATACTGGTATCATGGCTCTCCTCCTGGGGAGATCGTTTCTGTGGGAGTATTTACTGAAG gtCAATTTTGTGTTCCTGATGGAATTGTCTTCTCTATGCCAGTGAGGTTCCAGAATGGTAACTGGAAAGTCATCACAGAATTAGAAATTAGTGAAACAACCCAAGAAGCTCTGGGACGTTTAGCCCATGAGCTGATTCAG gaAAAGCTCATTGCACTAAGGGAAATTAAAGAAATGCATCCTTATGGAGCTGATGAAATCACCAGTAAAAATTATTTGCGTGAAG AGGTGGAAACCTTGCCTACTGGCTCATCTTAG
- the MDH1B gene encoding putative malate dehydrogenase 1B isoform X1: MKSSICGGVAVFTGKANCPYYAKAELLADYLQANLPDFRVHKITQHPDKWEQWLHDICETNGWEHRQSPIIWRELLDRGGKGLLLGGVNDFLEYAQHYYGITSMMLSEEMLDIAEENLQAYIEIEKEEEEIKSLIKPLQIWITSASAPICYQLIPLLANGEVFGMTTDISIHLLDSDQFKEVLCGIVMEAEDMAFPLLHSISAHTEIDEAFIQADIIIVLDDVLLNCEVQSVGNYIREVSDVCQVYAPLIEKNAKSEVRVISSGKTFVNLKAMMIMTYGPSIKTENVIAIATSWESAAKATLARKLNTNAAGVKDVIVWGNITGCNYIDLSHAKLYGYNCAIWGPANFPRPVLNMIYDSEWIHSEFLSAQNSLNSRVSHCVGMLPAHAVATVLRYWYHGSPPGEIVSVGVFTEGQFCVPDGIVFSMPVRFQNGNWKVITELEISETTQEALGRLAHELIQEKLIALREIKEMHPYGADEITSKNYLREEVETLPTGSS; this comes from the exons ATGAAATCTTCCATTTGTGGTGGTGTCGCTGTGTTCACAGGTAAGGCGAACTGCCCTTACTATGCCAAAGCTGAACTGCTGGCTGACTACCTCCAGGCTAACTTGCCAGACTTCAGGGTTCACAAGATCACTCAGCATCCTGACAAATGGGAG CAGTGGCTTCATGACATTTGTGAAACAAATGGATGGGAACACAGACAATCTCCTATAATTTGGAGAGAACTTTTGGACCGTGGAGGGAAGGGCCTGCTTCTGGGAGGAGTTAATGATTTCCTGGAATATGCTCAG CACTATTACGGCATCACCTCAATGATGTTGAGTGAGGAAATGTTAGACATTGCTGAGGAAAACCTGCAGGCATATATTGAAattgaaaaagaggaggaagagattaaAAGTCTTATCAAGCCTTTGCAGATCTGGATCACCAG TGCATCAGCTCCAATCTGTTATCAGCTGATCCCTCTGTTGGCAAATGGAGAAGTGTTTGGGATGACCACAGATATAAGTATCCATTTGCTTGACTCTGACCAGTTTAAGGAAGTTCTTTGTGGTATTGTAATGGAAGCTGAAGACATGGCATTCCCACTCCTCCACAGTATTTCAGCGCACACTGAAATAGATGAGGCTTTTATTCAAGCTGATATTATCATTGTTCTTGATGATGTCCTCTTAAACTGTGAAGTCCAGTCCGTTGGGAACTACATCAGAGAAGTGAGTGACGTTTGTCAAGTGTACGCTCCCCTGATTGAGAAGAATGCCAAGAGTGAGGTCAGAGTAATTTCATCAGGAAAAACCTTCGTAAACCTTAAGGCGATGATGATTATGACATATGGCCCATCCATTAAGACTGAAAATGTCATTGCCATTGCGACATCCTGGGAAAGCGCAGCTAAAGCCACACTGGCCAGGAAGCTGAATACGAATGCAGCAG GAGTTAAAGATGTGATTGTTTGGGGCAATATTACTGGCTGTAACTACATTGATTTGTCACATGCAAAACTTTATGGGTATAACTGTGCTATTTGGGGCCCAGCTAATTTTCCACGTCCTGTGTTGAATATGATTTATGATAG tGAATGGATACATTCAGAATTTCTATCTGCACAGAATTCACTGAATTCCCGGGTCAGTCATTGTGTAGGAATGTTACCTGCTCATGCAGTAGCCACTGTACTGAGATACTGGTATCATGGCTCTCCTCCTGGGGAGATCGTTTCTGTGGGAGTATTTACTGAAG gtCAATTTTGTGTTCCTGATGGAATTGTCTTCTCTATGCCAGTGAGGTTCCAGAATGGTAACTGGAAAGTCATCACAGAATTAGAAATTAGTGAAACAACCCAAGAAGCTCTGGGACGTTTAGCCCATGAGCTGATTCAG gaAAAGCTCATTGCACTAAGGGAAATTAAAGAAATGCATCCTTATGGAGCTGATGAAATCACCAGTAAAAATTATTTGCGTGAAG AGGTGGAAACCTTGCCTACTGGCTCATCTTAG
- the FASTKD2 gene encoding FAST kinase domain-containing protein 2, mitochondrial has product MKNKISYLLYTVRCIHRCNSVLTPKSSATTRKHILWTGRYRDPLENVNFRKLFLNISPSPHGSSLRFLSQKIDVFSTGAKMQPEKSTEALVSEQVPHSSLELEKLDDSGSFKEKRVMDHSGPFFDSLQKCTCPCDVLDLAAESAVSIKHFTNSLTMIWKLFKHLSEDQQRYEKQLIFEHPTFVKLCQQLLRDARRMTRGDLVFSLHAVVNLGVPQNTLLVQTLVRVCQEKLNQLDNRCISVLATTLAGLDKDKNVSALQAGLQLLVEQRIPSIRDIFILQNLMKCLGKDVPVFLKKKLEMAVLKEIDHLTFPNALRMFLALVAMNYCSIPILNACSKKIQENVHDVSFRHLILILEACYSLQYRNVKLFSAVADYVNSTACLWDKRQIMLFLSAFETLGFQPSELMDVFAEKVTEDPEFLNLKNLLIVLRVYSRLNYIPRGQKHLFFETLHNCLNEYLPQISNTELLKAVYSLCMLGYLPRRALDELLQKDSRDELLLSDDLYKEQKEVMIRAVKACMELDSPSFTKPAFVLTENSSSLVSLNLRKAQEALIELLGDENMFQQNVQLPYKYHIDFEIRMDSDRRKVLPISATDDHTDSSVQRLAFLFVPLSAFCVGTTHPQGKLAMKKRHLNKLGYHVILVLNRKFQEMTNEDAVEFLREKIYSENAFPFSEGTVQDSN; this is encoded by the exons atgaaaaataaaataagttatttgtTATATACTGTTAGATGCATTCATAGGTGCAATTCTGTGCTCACTCCCAAATCTTCAGCCAcaacaagaaaacacattttatggACTGGCAGATACAGGGATCCCCTGGAAAATGTGaacttcaggaaattatttttaaatatttctccttctccGCATGGATCATCTCTTCGATTTCTGTCTCAAAAGATAGACGTTTTTAGCACAGGTGCTAAAATGCAACCAGAGAAGAGTACAGAGGCTTTGGTGAGTGAGCAGGTTCCCCACAGCTCCTTGGAACTTGAAAAGTTGGATGATTCTGGGAGTTTCAAAGAGAAGCGTGTAATGGATCATAGTGGACCGTTCTTTGATAGTCTCCAGAAATGTACCTGTCCTTGCGATGTGCTCGACTTGGCTGCAGAGTCTGCTGTTTCCATTAAACACTTCACAAACTCTTTAACTATGATATGGAAGCTCTTCAAACACCTGTCCGAAGACCAGCAGCGTTATGAGAAGCAGCTAATCTTTGAGCACCCAACTTTTGTCAAGCTTTGTCAGCAGCTGCTGCGGGATGCCAGAAGGATGACACGAGGTGACCTGGTATTCAGTCTGCATGCTGTGGTGAACCTAGGTGTTCCTCAGAACACTCTCCTGGTCCAGACTTTGGTGAGGGTGTGCCAA GAGAAACTCAATCAACTTGATAACCGATGTATCTCAGTTTTGGCAACTACTTTAGCAGGGCTGGATAAAGACAAGAATGTGAGCGCTCTTCAAGCTGGAttaca GTTACTAGTGGAGCAGCGCATTCCAAGTATCAGAGACATCTTTATACTGCAAAATCTGATGAAATGCTTGGGAAAAGATGTTCcagtctttctgaaaaagaaattagag ATGGCAGTTTTGAAAGAGATAGACCATCTGACTTTCCCGAATGCTCTGCGCATGTTTTTGGCTCTTGTTGCAATGAATTATTGTTCCATTCCAATCCTGAATGCCTGCAGTAAAAAGATCCAGG AGAATGTCCATGATGTTTCATTTCGGCACTTAATTCTCATTCTGGAAGCTTGCTACAGTCTCCAGTACCgtaatgtaaaattattttcagcagtaGCAGACTATGTTAATTCCACTGCCTGCCTTTGGGACAAAAGACAG ATTAtgctgtttctttctgccttcGAGACACTTGGCTTTCAGCCTAGTGAGCTGATGGATGTTTTTGCTGAGAAGGTGACAGAAGACCCTGAATTCCTCAACTTGAAAAACCTTTTGATTGTTCTCCGAGTATATTCACGACTCAACTATATTCCCAGAGGCCAAAAGCATCT gtTTTTTGAGACTCTTCATAACTGCTTGAATGAGTACCTCCCTCAGATTTCCAACACAGAACTGCTGAAGGCAGTGTATTCACTTTGCATGTTAGGATATCTTCCTCGCCGTGCACTTGATGAGCTGCTGCAAAAGGACAGCAGGGATGAACTTCTACTGTCAG ATGATCTttacaaagaacaaaaggaagtAATGATTCGTGCTGTGAAAGCATGTATGGAACTTGATAGCCCTTCCTTCACAAAGCCTGCATTTGTGCTGACTGAGAATTCCTCCTCATTAGTATCTCTTAATCTCAGAAAGGCTCAGGAGGCACTGATAGAACTTCTGGGAGATGAGAACATGTTTCAGCAAAATGTTCAGCTGCCATATAAATATCATATTG attttgaaatCAGAATGGATTCAGACAGAAGGAAAGTGCTCCCAATATCTGCAACAGATGATCATACTGACTCAAGTGTTCAAAG ATTggcttttctctttgttcctCTGTCTGCCTTCTGTGTGGGTACAACACATCCCCAAGGGAAGCTGGCAATGAAGAAGCGGCATCTAAATAAACTGGGCTATCATGTGATTCTG gtCCTGAACAGGAAGTTTCAGGAAATGACAAATGAAGATGCAGTtgaatttttgagagaaaaaatttATTCGGAAaatgctttccctttttctgaagGGACTGTGCAGGatagtaattaa